GGTGCCCGCCACGGAGCCGCGCTCGCGGGACAGCGTCCGGGTGACGGAGGTCTGCGCGCCTGCGCGGACCTCCACCTGTTGTTCGTGCGTGACATAGCCCTCGCGCTGAGCGCGCAGGGTGTACGTGCCCGTGGGGACCCCCACGAGGATGAACTGGCCCTGGGCGTTCGCCCGGCTGAGGACGTCCGTATCGACGAGCGTCACCAGGACGTTTTCGGCCCTGGCTTCTCCCTCCAGGAGGATGGTGCCCGCCACGTTGCCGCGCTCGCGCTGGAGGGACAGGGCGACGGAGGCCTGGGCGTCCACGGCCACCTCCACCGTCTCCTGGGCCGGCGCATACGTCTCCTTCAGCACCTGCACGGTGTACGAGCCCGTGGGCAGCGCCGTGAAGACGAAGTGGCCCTGCGCGTCCGTCTGGGTCTGGTGCGAGGTGCCCGTCAGCGCGACGGTGATGCCCTCCGCGCTGGCGCCCCCTTCCAACTGGACGGTGCCCGTGAGGCCGCCTCGCTCGCGCTGGAGCGTGAGCGTCGCGGACGCGGTCTGACGCGCCTTCACCTCCACGGCTTCACTTGCTTCACGGTAGAGGGGCTTCTGCACGATCAGGGTATGGGCGCCTGGTGAGACGTCCACCAGCGTGAAGCGGCCCTCCGTGTCGGTCGTCGCCTTGAGCTCGGTGCCCTGCACCGTGACCGCGATTCCCTCCGGTGGGGCCGCGTCGTCGAGCGCGACCTGCCCGGAGATCCGGCCCACGGACGGTCCTGCGTCGGGCGGCGGCAGGGGGGATTCGCCGGGGCCGTTGCAGGCCGCGGTCAGGACAAGAAGGAGGTAGAGCCAGGAGGAACGTGCGAGGCGCATGAAGAGCACTGACAGGAAGTGAGGCGTTGGCGGGGGCAAAAGCTGTCTTTTTTTCCGCCAGCGGGATGCACCGCGGACGAAAACCGGGGGAACGGATTCTGACCCGGGCGCTCATGGAGAGCCACCCCCCCCAATCCTGGCAGGGACGGGTATTTTGATTTTTCCTTGTTTATTCTGGTTTCCTTGAGCGCGGCTCCCATGAGGGGAGTCCGGACCCGACACCGGGAAGGAGCACCTCGTGGGCGCGCGCAAGGGATGGCAGGGGCTGCTGGGAGCAGGGCTGATCATGGCGGTGGGAGTGGCGGAAGCGGCGCCCTGGCGCAGCGTGCTGTATCCGTCGACGTGGACGCCCGGGTACTCGCAGCCGGGCAACCCGTCGCGGTTCCTGCACGACTTCTCCTACGCGGGCTACCAGATGCGGCAGGCGGAGCCACCGTTCCGGACGGACCGGGTGCTGGACGTGACGCAGGCGCCGTACTTCGCGGACAACACGGGTGCGTCGGACGTGACGGCGGTGTTGCAGCAGGCGCTCGACGACGCGGGGGCGGTGGCGGGCGGCGGGGTGGTGTACCTGCCTCGGGGCACGTACCGGGTGGCGCCGCCCTCAGGCAAGCCGTACGCGCTGCTCATCCGGTACAGCAACGTGGTGCTGCGCGGACAGGGGGCCACGTCCACGTTCCTCTACAACTCCGCCACGGACATGCGCAGCAAGCGCGTGGTGCAGGTGGGGCCGCGCGACACGACGGTGTCCTGGACGTCGGCTTCGACGGCGTCGGTGGCGCTGACGCAGGACGCGCCCAACCAGGCGACTCGTGTCCAGGTGGCGAGCGTGTCCGGCTACACCGTGGGCACCTGGGTGGTGGTGCGAGCGGACCTGACGGCGACGCGCAGCGCGGAGCTCAACATGGGCACGGAGTGGACGTCGCTGCCCGGCCCGTCCTTCTACCGGCGGGTGGTGGCGGTGGACGCGGCCACGCGGATGCTGACGCTGGACATCCCGCTGCGCCAGGGGCTGCTGATGCGCGACAACGCGCGGGTGTACCGCGTGCCCGCGCACCTGTCGGAGGTGGGCGTGGAGCACCTGGCCATCGGCATGCGGGAGAACCCTACACCGGGCCTGGCCGAGGAGGACTACACGGTGCCGGGCACGGGCGCGTACCAGGTGCACGAGTCCACGGCGCTCTTGATGAACCACGTGGTGGACGGCTGGGTGCGTGGCGTTGGTTCCTACCGGCCGCCGTCCAACACGCAGGACGTGCACGTGCTGTCCAACGGCATCGACCTGAACTACGCGCGCAACATCACGGTGGAGGGGTGTGAAATCGACAAGCCCCAGTACAAGGGCGGTGGCGGAAACGGCTACCTGTATTCCATCCGGGGCAGCGACAGCCTGGTGAAGGACAGCGTGGCGTACGGCGGGCGGCACAACTTCGACTTCCGCTCCATGCACACCACCGGCAACGTGCTGTTCAACAACCGCGTGTCCAACGGCGAGAAGGTGTCCGACTTCCACATGCACCTGAGCGCGGCGAACCTGGTGGACAACACCACGCTGTACCTGGAGCGCTTCGAGGCGGCGGACCGCTCGCCCTATGGCACCACGAGCCACGGCGTCACCACGACGGAGAGCGTGTTCTGGAACACCAACGGGGCGAAGCCGCCGCCGTACGGGGGGAACAGCGTGGTGCGCTCGCAGCAGTACGGGCAGGGGTACGTGATTGGGATGCGCGGCAGCGCCACGGAGGTGAACGCGGTGGTGACGACGAAGACGGCCCCCGCGGACCTGGTGGAGGTGGCGCAGTCCGGGAACGAGCTGGTGCCGCAGTCGCTCTACGTGGACCAGGTGCAGAAGCGGCTGGGGCGCGCGGTGGAGCACGACGCGCGGGTGCTGGTGTACCAGGCGGAGAACCTGAAGCCGACGAGCACCCCGGACCCGTCGTCCACCGGCGTGGAGGCCGGGCCGGAGCTGGGCGGGGTGCGCTACCACAACACGAACGCGGTGGGCGCGAAGGTGACGTACACGCTGTATCCGCGCACGGTGGGCACGTTCGCGGTGCGGGTGCGCACCAAGCGCAACAACGGGCGTGGGCAGTACCGGTTGGATGTGAACGGGGTGGCGGTGGGTGGGACGCGGGACGAGTACTCCGCCACCACGCAGTTCGTGGAGGTGGAGCTGGGGACGGTGACGTTCACGGACCTGGAGCCCCAGGCGTTCACGTTCACGACCGTTGGGAAGAACGCGGCGAGCACGGGCTACAACGTGGCCTTGGACGTCATCCGTCTGGTGCGGCAGTAGGGCAGCGGCGCGTCTCTGGGAGGCGCGGGCGGACCGGGGTATAGACGGACGCCATGCACGTCTATGCCGCCGCGTTGGCCCAGGAGCTGGGCATCAAGCCGGAGCAGGTGGACCGGACCCTCGCACTGCACGAAGAGGGAGGCACGGTCCCCTTCATCGCGCGCTACCGCAAGGAGGCCACGGGGGGACTGGATGAGGTTCAAATCCAGTCCATCCTGGACAAGGCCACGGAGCGCGCGGAGCTGGACGGGCGGCGCGACACCATCCTGCGCAGCATCGAGGAGCAGGGGAAGCTGACGCCGGAGCTGTCCAAGGCGCTCCAGGCGGCGCGGACGCGCGCGGAGCTGGAAGACCTGTACCTGCCGTACAAGCCCAAGCGCCGCACGCGCGCGGCCATCGCCCGGGAGAAGGGGCTGGAGCCGCTGGCGGACCTGGTGTGGAAGCAGGAGGGCCAGCGCGGGGAGAACCTGGACGCGCGCGTGAAGCCCTATGTGAGCGCGGACAAGGGCGTGGCGGACGTGGCGCAGGCGCTGGCGGGCGCGCGGGACATCTGCGCGGAGCGGGTGGCGGAGGACGCGAAGCTGCGCCGCGAGGCCCGCGACCTGTGCACGCGGCGGGGCACGCTGCGCTCGGACGTGGTGCCCGCGAAGAAGGGCGAGACGACCAAGTTCGAGAACTACTACGGCCACGAGGAGCCGCTGTCCCAGGCCCCGTCCCACCGCGTGCTGGCGCTGTTGCGCGGCGAGGAGGAGGGCGTGCTGAAGGTGAAGCTGGGCCTGCCGGACGACGAGGTGAAGGGGCTCTTCACCGGGCGCGTGGTGACGCGGCCGCAGTCGCTGTTCGCGGGCGAATTGCGCGCGGCGGTGGAGGATGGGTGGGACCGGCTGATGGGGCCGTCGCTGGAGTCGGAGCTGCGCGCGGAGCTGAAGGAGCGCGCGGACAAGGGCGCCATCGGGGTGTTCGGGGAGAACCTGCGGCATCTGCTGCTGGCGGCGCCGGCCGGGGCTCGGGCGGTGCTGGCGTTGGACCCGGGGCTGCGCACGGGCATCAAGCTGGTGATGCTGGACGCGACGGGGACGGTGGTGGAGACGACGACGCTCTATTCGGAGCGGAGCGCGGACGAGCGGGCGCGCGCGGCGAAGCTGCTGGAGGCGGTGGTGCGCAAGCACAAGCCGGAGCTCATCGCCGTGGGCAACGGCACGGGCAGCCGGGAGGCGGAGGTCTTCACGCGGGACACGCTGAAGGCGATGGGCGTGCAGGTTCCCGTGGTGTCGGTGAGCGAGCAGGGCGCGTCCATCTACTCCGCGTCGGAGGTGGCGCGGGAGGAGTTCCCGGAACTGGACGTGTCGCTGCGCGGGGCGGTGTCGATTGGCCGGCGCTTGCAGGACCCGCTGGCGGAGTTGGTGAAGATCGACCCGAAGAGCATCGGGGTGGGGCAGTACCAGCACGACGTGGACCAGGGCCTCTTGAAGAAGAAGCTGGGCGAGGTGGTGGACTCGTGCGTGAACGCGGTGGGCGTGGACGTGAACACGGCGTCACCGCAGTTGCTGGAGCATGTGTCCGGAGTGGGTCCGTCGCTGGCGAAGAAGCTGGTGGCGCACCGGGCGGCGAAGGGGCGCTTCACGACGCGGCGGGAGCTGCTCAAGGTGAGCGGCCTGGGGCCGAAGACGTTCGAGCAGGCGGCGGGCTTCCTGCGGGTGCGAGGGCCGGAGCCGCTGGATTCGAGCGCGGTGCACCCGGAGCGCTACACGGTCGTGGAGCGGATGGCGAAGGACCTGGGCGTGGACGTGGCGTCGCTGGTGGGGAACGCGGCGCTGGTGCGCCAGATTGAAGCCAAGCGCTACCTGGGGCCGGAGCTGGGAGAGCTGACGCTGAAGGACATCCTGGCGGAGCTGGAGAAGCCGAGCCGCGACCCGCGTGGTGACTTCACGGCGCACGCGACGCGGGACGACCTGCGCACGCTGGAGGACGTGAAGGAGGGGATGGTGTTGCAGGGCGTGGTGACGAACGTGACGGCGTTTGGCGCGTTCGTGGACGTGGGCGTGCATCAGGACGGCCTGGTGCACGTGTCGCAGCTGGCGGCGCGCTTCATCAAGGATCCGTCAGAGGTGGCCAAGGTGGGCGACCGGCTGACGGTGAAGGTCCTGTCCGTGGACTTGGCGCGCAAGCGGTTGGCGTTGTCCGTGCGGGCGGTGCTGGAGGGTGGAGCGCCGCAGCCGTCCGGACGGCCCGCGCAGGCGAAGCCCGCCAGCGCGCCGGTGCAGCAGCAGCGGCCCGCGCAGAAGCCCGCGACGCAGGCACCGCCGCAGAAGAAGCCGGAGCCGTTCAACAATCCGTTCTCGAAGCTGAAGCGCTGAGCGTCGGCTGCTAGGCCCACCGCAGACAGCCTCTCCGTAGGATTTCCATGCCCAAGAAATGCTTGGTGTGTCCAGATGCTCGCGTTCGGATTGGTGCGGCCTATTGATCTAGTTCGGAGTCGACTATGCGCCAAGTAATGCTTCTGAGCGTGTCGACATATGGATCCATTGTCTCCAATGTCACTTTGTCGCGAGCCCTTTTGCAATTTTTGAATTTCGTTTGCTCAGTGGAAAGGCCAGGATTCCGGCAGAGGCAGTCGCCACCATGTGCTACGCAATTGCGACGGCGATACCAGATTGGGATGAGTTCTGAGATTTTCCCTTGTTCGAGGTTGCTTGAAAAGCTGGATTCGGCGTAGCCACGATGTGCGAGCGTTCTTCGAAGCAGTTCGAACACAATCTCTTCTGCTTGATCTTGGATTGTGCGTGGCAGGCCTTTGCCGTTGATGAGTTGATTGCCTTCCCAGTCGAGCTTTGGCTGGCCGGACAGTGACTTGCTTCGTGCAATTGTTTCGAGCAGGCTCCAAAAACGAAAGCACATTAGATCGTTGTTGGGTTCGCGAAGAGCTTCCCGATAAAGCTCAACATAAAGGCGAAGTCGGTCGGAGCTTCTCAGGCGCTCCATTCGTTGTCGTATTGTTTGCGGCTGCTCCCCGCCGGCATGTCCGCCGATTTGATTTCCTTGGTATTGCGGCGTAATGACCATGAAGTAGGTCATGCCTGAGTCGCTGTGTCTTATGTGGATTGCGAATATGGAGCCGGCCCCACCTCTGTGTACAGCCAGTAGGCTGATTAGTAGTTGCGCTTCGGACTTGGCTGCCTGCGCTGCTTCGTCGGGTGTGTTGGCCGTGATGTCGGGGAAGTTTAAGGCGATGCTTGGTTGTTTGTTGCGTGCGCGTTCGGTGTGGATGTGTTCGTTGATGGTTTTAGACATGCCGCGACTCTTTAAATGTTCGTCTGCGGCGTCTATTGAGTCTCTGCACGAGATCCCCTGAATCGGAAATGCGTCGGCAACTCCGAGATTAAGGGGTTGTGTTAAAAGTAGGTCTCGTACGAATACTATGGCTGAGTATCTGTTTTCGTTGGCGCTGTGGGTCATTGGGGTGTTGGGTTGCCGGTATTGCTTGAATGGTGACTGCTTCCTGATGCAGGGCGACTCAATCCAACGGGAACAACCGCGCTTCCTTCGCCAGCACCTCATTGCGCGCCAGCAGTCCCGTGAACCGCTTCGTCCCGTTCCGCGCATCGAACCGCGCCGCGATGTCGCGCGCCTGTGACTCCAGCCAGTCCTTCAGTGCTCGCGTCCCGTAGCCCCCGTCCACCGCGTGCAGCGGGAACGCGCGTGGCAATCTCAGGCTCACTTCGTCGCGGCCGTCCGCGACCACCTGTCCCACCAGGAACGACGCCGCCGTGTAGAAGCTGAACCGGTCCCGGTAGCTGGAGTGCTCCAACGCCCAGCCCAGGTGCTTCTCCAGCAGCGTGAGCCCTCGCGACAGGTTGCCCGTCAGCGCCAGGAACTCCAGGTGCTCTCCCACCGTGGCGAGGAACTCGCGGTTCTTCGCCACCATCGCGTAGCCGCGCATGTGGCAGTCCCGCGCTTCCTTCATCCGCTCCAGCTTGAAGAACGGATACAGCAACGTGCCCAGCGTCAGGTGCGGGATCTCCGCGCAGGACTGGCGCCCATCCAGGATGGGCTTCGCCTTCTGGATGGCCTGCTCCCACTCGCCCTTGTCCACGTGGTGGTCCAGCTCGTCGTCCAATTCGCAGACGCGGCAGTCCGTCAGGTGATCCCTGGGCGCGACGAGCCACGCCTCCCACAGGCGCTCCGCGTCCTCCGTGTCCCCCATGTCCCGAGCCATCTGGTAGCGCAGCTTCAGCGCCGCCCGCTTGCCCGCGTCCAGCTTCGCGAAGCTCTGGTCCACGTCATCCAGCGCGTCGGAAATCTGCTTGCGGCTGATGTGCGGGAACTCGTCCAGCCGGCCCACCACCCACTTCTGCTTCCAGAGCATGTCCTCCGGGTCGAACCGCTGCGGGTCCTTCTTCTGCTGCCCCCGGCACCACGCGAACGCCACCAGCGCCTTGTCCGGATACCCGCCGAACGTCGCCGCGTCGATGAGCGCGTCCCGCAGCTCGTACCCCAGCGGCACGTCGCCGTGCGCGTCCGTCAGCCGCACCGCCTCCTCCAGCGCGCGCACCTTCGCGTCGCCTTCCGGCAGCTCTTCCGCCTGCCCGCGCAGGGCCTCCACCTGCTGGCGCCAGTCCGCCATCAGTGCATCCCCCGCGAGCCCGGGCCCGACGAACCGCCCCCGCCGCCACCCTCATCCAGCCGCGCCGAGATGAGCCCCAGCAGCCCGTGGTTCAAGAGCGCCATCTCCTGCGCATTCAGCGGGTGCTGTCCCAACAGCAGCGCCTGCACGTAGAGCATCTCCACCGACAGCTTTAGCAGCTCCCGCCCCTCCATCGCCGCCAGCCGGCGCACCACCGGGTTGTGCAGGTTGAGGCAGAGCAACGCGCGCTCCTGTCCGCCCGTGCCCGCCATCACCCCGTCCAGCACGCCCGCGTACAGGTCGTCCGACTCCTCCCGCGCCCGCTCCGCGTCCCGCTTGAACGCGCCTTCCGCGTCCGAGCTGTAGAGCGTGGGCACCTCCGCCGGGAAGAACTTCTTCACCTCCACGCCGCAGCGGAACGGCGCCAGCACCCGCTCGGCCAGACGCAGCAGCGGGTAGACGGCCTCGCGTTCATCCAGCGTCAGCTCCTCGAAGCTCTGCGGCAGGTCCGCCGACGAGAACGGCGCCACCTGCGCCTCCGGCACCACGTGCGGCAGCTTCTCCAAGAGCGCCGTGTCATGCGTGTACGCCGCGTTGAGCACGCACAGCCCCTGCGCCGCCGCCACCCGAGCCACCTGCCGGAACCCGTCCAGCGTCGGCGTGTAGCGCACCACCGGCCACGACTTCCGGTAGTCCGCCAACGTCATCACCCCGAGCGATGTTTCAAAAGGCAGCCAGTGGATGACCAGCCGGTAGAAGTCATCGTCGTCCAGCGCCAGCCCCTTCACTGACAGCCCGTGCAGCGCAATCAACCGCTGCAACGCCCGGGGCTCCTCGTGCGCCAGGTCCATCAGGTACTTGCGCAGGGACTGTCCCAGGGCCTCGCGCGCCTTCGCCAGCACCGCGTCCTCGTAGAAGGACTCGCGGCTCGCGGTGGGCCTCAGGCCGTTCGCGTTCACCACGCACTTCACGAAGAACGCCCACTCCGGCAGCAGGTTCTCCGCGCTCTCCGACAGCAGCATCTGCTTCAGGTACACGCGGTGCTTCTGCTTCGCGTTGAAATGCGGCGACGCCGGCAACACATACGCCACGCCGTCCACGTCCCCCGCCTCCGAGCGCAGCGGAATCACATCCAGGAAGTCCGTGCCGAACACCTCGCGCCCGTACGCGAGCAGCGCCTGCCGCCGGTCTCCAGGCGTCTCGTAGAAGCGGCGCCAGGGCGGGCCGTCCGGGTTGAGCGTCTCCGTCTGTCCATCCACCGTGAGCCGCACGGGGAAGGGCAGCAGACCTCCATAGTGCTTCGCCAGCTGGCGCACCCGCTCCGGCGTGAACCACTCCGCCATGTCCGCGCGGGCCACCAGGTAGACGTGCGTGCCGGGGGCGTCCAGCGGGTGCTCGGAGACGCGCACGTCGTACGTGCCGTCGTGCCGTCCCCGCCACTCCAGTGTCCTCCCGTCCCCCTTCGCCGAGCGCGTCACCACCAGCAGCTCGTCGCACACCATGAAGCACGACAAGAGGCCGATGCCGAACTGGCCGATGAAGTCGTTGCGGCGGGCTTCCAGCTGCTCGCGCTTGGAGGACTCGCCGATGGTGGCCAGGAAGCGGTGGATCTCCTCCTCCGTCAGCCCCACGCCTTCATCGGTGAAGAGCAGGGTGGGCGGCCCGCCGTCCTGCTTCTCGCGCAGCTCCAGCCCCACGGCTCCTGTCGCCTGGGGCTCCAGCTGCTGGCGGGCGCGGATGGCGTCCGTGGCGTTCTGGAGCAGCTCCCGCACGTAGACCCCGGGCGAGCTGTACAGGTGGTGGGACAGGAGGTCGATGACCCCACGGAGGCTGACTTGGAATCGATGGTCCACGCGGCCGTCGAGCGTAGCGCGCTGCATCCTCCCCGGGGCCACAATCCCCCGCCGTGGGTGGATGAAGGCATGTGTCCTTCCCAAGGCAACCGGACGCGCCAGCCCCCTTCCGCCTCCCTGGCGGGGTGGTATGTCGCGCCCCGGCCATGCGGCGCCCCCGGGCGGCACGGCGACATGTCGTCTCTTTCCTTCCTCCTGGAGCGGACAACGATGGGCAACAAGCTGAAGGCAGTGGTGGTGGGCGCGGTGCTGGGCGTCGCGGGCGCGGCCTTCGCGCAGGGCACGCCGACGACGCCGGCGGCGGGCAAGGCCGACGCGAAGGCGCCGGCCAAGGCGGCGGCGGGCAAGGCCGCGGCCACGGCGGGCAAGACGGAGGTGACGTGGTGGGGCCACGCCGCCTTCGTGCTGAAGACGCCGGGCGGCGCGACCATCGCCATCGACCCGTGGTTCACCAACCCCAAGGCGCCGCAGGGCGCCACCTGGCCGGAGGCGGTGGACGCCATCCTCGTGTCCCACGGCCACTTCGACCACGTGGGGGAGACGAAGGCCCTGGCCCAGAAGACGAGCGCCAAGGTGTACGGCTCCTTCGAGCTGGTGAACCTCCTGGGTCTGCCGGAGGCGCAGGGCGTGGGCGCCAACGCGGGCGGGACGTTCACGGTGAAGGACGCCACCATCCACCTGGTGGAGGCGGTCCACTCCAGCAGCTACCAGGCGGACCCCAAGGCCCCGTCGCAGTACGCGGGCGCGCCCCTGGGCTTCGTCATTGAAATCGCCAACGGCCCCACGCTGTACCACGCGGGCGACACCGGGGCCTTCCAGTCCATGGCCCTCATCGCGGAGCAGTTCAAGCCCACCGTGGCCCTGCTGCCCATCGGCGGCCACTTCGTCATGGAC
This DNA window, taken from Corallococcus coralloides DSM 2259, encodes the following:
- a CDS encoding metal-dependent hydrolase → MGNKLKAVVVGAVLGVAGAAFAQGTPTTPAAGKADAKAPAKAAAGKAAATAGKTEVTWWGHAAFVLKTPGGATIAIDPWFTNPKAPQGATWPEAVDAILVSHGHFDHVGETKALAQKTSAKVYGSFELVNLLGLPEAQGVGANAGGTFTVKDATIHLVEAVHSSSYQADPKAPSQYAGAPLGFVIEIANGPTLYHAGDTGAFQSMALIAEQFKPTVALLPIGGHFVMDPPQAAVAAKLLKVKTVVPMHYGTFPALAGTPDALTTELKKTRATTKVLALEPGKATAL
- a CDS encoding HSP90 family protein; this encodes MDHRFQVSLRGVIDLLSHHLYSSPGVYVRELLQNATDAIRARQQLEPQATGAVGLELREKQDGGPPTLLFTDEGVGLTEEEIHRFLATIGESSKREQLEARRNDFIGQFGIGLLSCFMVCDELLVVTRSAKGDGRTLEWRGRHDGTYDVRVSEHPLDAPGTHVYLVARADMAEWFTPERVRQLAKHYGGLLPFPVRLTVDGQTETLNPDGPPWRRFYETPGDRRQALLAYGREVFGTDFLDVIPLRSEAGDVDGVAYVLPASPHFNAKQKHRVYLKQMLLSESAENLLPEWAFFVKCVVNANGLRPTASRESFYEDAVLAKAREALGQSLRKYLMDLAHEEPRALQRLIALHGLSVKGLALDDDDFYRLVIHWLPFETSLGVMTLADYRKSWPVVRYTPTLDGFRQVARVAAAQGLCVLNAAYTHDTALLEKLPHVVPEAQVAPFSSADLPQSFEELTLDEREAVYPLLRLAERVLAPFRCGVEVKKFFPAEVPTLYSSDAEGAFKRDAERAREESDDLYAGVLDGVMAGTGGQERALLCLNLHNPVVRRLAAMEGRELLKLSVEMLYVQALLLGQHPLNAQEMALLNHGLLGLISARLDEGGGGGGSSGPGSRGMH
- a CDS encoding Tex family protein, which produces MHVYAAALAQELGIKPEQVDRTLALHEEGGTVPFIARYRKEATGGLDEVQIQSILDKATERAELDGRRDTILRSIEEQGKLTPELSKALQAARTRAELEDLYLPYKPKRRTRAAIAREKGLEPLADLVWKQEGQRGENLDARVKPYVSADKGVADVAQALAGARDICAERVAEDAKLRREARDLCTRRGTLRSDVVPAKKGETTKFENYYGHEEPLSQAPSHRVLALLRGEEEGVLKVKLGLPDDEVKGLFTGRVVTRPQSLFAGELRAAVEDGWDRLMGPSLESELRAELKERADKGAIGVFGENLRHLLLAAPAGARAVLALDPGLRTGIKLVMLDATGTVVETTTLYSERSADERARAAKLLEAVVRKHKPELIAVGNGTGSREAEVFTRDTLKAMGVQVPVVSVSEQGASIYSASEVAREEFPELDVSLRGAVSIGRRLQDPLAELVKIDPKSIGVGQYQHDVDQGLLKKKLGEVVDSCVNAVGVDVNTASPQLLEHVSGVGPSLAKKLVAHRAAKGRFTTRRELLKVSGLGPKTFEQAAGFLRVRGPEPLDSSAVHPERYTVVERMAKDLGVDVASLVGNAALVRQIEAKRYLGPELGELTLKDILAELEKPSRDPRGDFTAHATRDDLRTLEDVKEGMVLQGVVTNVTAFGAFVDVGVHQDGLVHVSQLAARFIKDPSEVAKVGDRLTVKVLSVDLARKRLALSVRAVLEGGAPQPSGRPAQAKPASAPVQQQRPAQKPATQAPPQKKPEPFNNPFSKLKR
- a CDS encoding right-handed parallel beta-helix repeat-containing protein, with the translated sequence MGARKGWQGLLGAGLIMAVGVAEAAPWRSVLYPSTWTPGYSQPGNPSRFLHDFSYAGYQMRQAEPPFRTDRVLDVTQAPYFADNTGASDVTAVLQQALDDAGAVAGGGVVYLPRGTYRVAPPSGKPYALLIRYSNVVLRGQGATSTFLYNSATDMRSKRVVQVGPRDTTVSWTSASTASVALTQDAPNQATRVQVASVSGYTVGTWVVVRADLTATRSAELNMGTEWTSLPGPSFYRRVVAVDAATRMLTLDIPLRQGLLMRDNARVYRVPAHLSEVGVEHLAIGMRENPTPGLAEEDYTVPGTGAYQVHESTALLMNHVVDGWVRGVGSYRPPSNTQDVHVLSNGIDLNYARNITVEGCEIDKPQYKGGGGNGYLYSIRGSDSLVKDSVAYGGRHNFDFRSMHTTGNVLFNNRVSNGEKVSDFHMHLSAANLVDNTTLYLERFEAADRSPYGTTSHGVTTTESVFWNTNGAKPPPYGGNSVVRSQQYGQGYVIGMRGSATEVNAVVTTKTAPADLVEVAQSGNELVPQSLYVDQVQKRLGRAVEHDARVLVYQAENLKPTSTPDPSSTGVEAGPELGGVRYHNTNAVGAKVTYTLYPRTVGTFAVRVRTKRNNGRGQYRLDVNGVAVGGTRDEYSATTQFVEVELGTVTFTDLEPQAFTFTTVGKNAASTGYNVALDVIRLVRQ